One stretch of Acholeplasma laidlawii PG-8A DNA includes these proteins:
- a CDS encoding glycoside hydrolase family 10 protein, whose product MKLNYFGTDKPLNYFNTDKQVVIPEKFNLKPFRAFWISNVLNIDLPNMKDPSYKDKVIEMLDTAKAYNMTAIFFQVRTTNDAFYKSKLNPYSRFLTGKEGEVPLFDVLEFVIKEAKNRSLEVHAWCNPYRVSMKTDMTKSEYLSTLDDLNFAKRHPEFVITDKNGQLILNPAKEEVKTFIIDSMLEIADNYDVDGIHFDDYFYPYAGLSDSDNDASDFEQRTDKSLTLGDFRRNQITDVIRNLNKALKEKHPNLRFGVSPFGIWKTKKSDELGSNVDPQCSQSYDNQYADSYLWIKEGIIDYIVPQLYWDFEHKLAPFADLALWWAEVCKGSNVDLYIGHGPYRYGEKGGYENPYEVVNQLKFANQFDNVVGNVFFTYKTFIDETKQQQGMHLVKKLLNGSEDV is encoded by the coding sequence ATGAAACTAAACTATTTTGGAACTGATAAACCACTGAATTACTTTAATACAGATAAACAAGTCGTGATACCTGAAAAATTTAACTTAAAACCATTTAGAGCATTTTGGATATCTAATGTCTTAAATATTGATTTACCAAATATGAAAGATCCATCTTATAAAGATAAAGTCATAGAAATGCTAGACACCGCTAAAGCATATAACATGACAGCAATCTTTTTTCAAGTGCGTACAACAAATGATGCTTTCTATAAATCCAAGTTAAATCCATATTCTAGATTCTTAACTGGAAAAGAAGGGGAAGTACCTTTATTTGATGTATTAGAGTTTGTTATTAAGGAAGCTAAAAATAGAAGTTTAGAAGTTCATGCTTGGTGTAATCCATATCGCGTAAGTATGAAAACTGATATGACTAAGTCTGAGTATTTAAGTACACTGGATGATTTAAACTTTGCTAAAAGACATCCAGAGTTTGTGATAACTGATAAAAATGGTCAACTTATCTTAAACCCTGCAAAAGAAGAGGTGAAAACTTTCATTATCGATTCTATGCTAGAAATTGCAGACAACTATGATGTAGATGGTATTCACTTTGATGATTACTTCTATCCATATGCAGGTTTAAGCGATAGCGATAATGATGCATCTGATTTTGAACAAAGAACAGATAAATCACTAACTCTAGGAGATTTTAGAAGAAATCAAATTACGGATGTTATAAGAAACTTAAACAAAGCATTAAAAGAAAAACATCCTAATTTAAGATTTGGAGTATCTCCATTTGGTATATGGAAAACTAAAAAAAGTGATGAATTAGGTTCTAATGTAGATCCACAATGCAGTCAATCTTATGATAATCAATATGCAGATAGCTATTTATGGATAAAAGAAGGCATAATTGACTACATCGTACCACAACTTTACTGGGATTTTGAGCATAAACTAGCACCATTTGCTGATTTGGCTTTATGGTGGGCAGAGGTATGTAAAGGTTCTAATGTGGATTTATATATTGGTCATGGTCCATATAGATATGGTGAAAAAGGTGGATATGAAAATCCATATGAAGTCGTAAATCAGCTTAAATTTGCTAATCAATTTGATAATGTAGTTGGTAATGTATTCTTTACTTACAAGACATTTATCGATGAAACAAAACAACAACAAGGTATGCATCTTGTTAAAAAATTACTGAATGGAAGTGAGGATGTTTAA
- a CDS encoding glycoside hydrolase family 10 protein codes for MKKVILLLLTLVLTLTLIPTNEAHAYPEPEVLTSPGEFRATWITHFIGSMPAYSTEQDFKSEVNSILNNMEANNLNVAIVHFRTHNNALYKSEINPVASWFATVDFDVFDPMAYFIEEAHKRGIEFHAWLNPYRVLSTYQRGTIPASNPQSNPANLLSNKEGTAHILNPALPVVREHVVNTILEIIENYNVDAIHFDDYFYMEMNNGGILNDPDQALFLSNPLGQPNTVAGKSNWRRTQINTFIEQASQAIKDFNQANNRYVQFGISPTGIYRNGDGEVTYDQDGKPITNGSKTQGQEHYASYLFADTVHWISEGWLDYILPQSYWASTHSLAGFDKVMGWWDKVVRYLDVNLYSGIGLYLADAGIASNVYSWRDNPEEFSNQMEFLHSLESNQGFSIYSYNMIRDAGLNFNRPSQANLFNARDDHFQTKTVLPPLKSMTPVHLPAVSNVIHNPANGLLTFDAQSDAKFYYIYKSSNPLNYVDAEIIDVIPNDGQTTITWNSNDTSTTNNYGVRSISYTNHLSPAFESSIDAPSHEFTGTFDGVRFTSQVELELSSAYDIFYSLDGNTWESYTTPIRIITNGLNTIYYKAVDNLDNESFVKVLNFYTEIKNEVLPTIAINGTPSGTSYLVGTKIEITSPEHNIWVKINHGSPGTWVPYEGPITLTSTGNYAVFAKTIDDGGIESAEIQQNLRIVSSYTTPTLEIAGDGVDPNYDWLEITINFDQNAPEPRYRMNGGAWIQYVEPILFEQVGHYTMEYRNGPLEPIYSKTFNIVEGPGEVTVDIEGNLVEGTYIGPVTVTLTPNQSTDKIEYRLYNGQNWTAWSNYTSPIEIATTANHRVAYRVTSQSGIVSDDVEIRVPVSIPITEDNPFVIRNGQNVYYYQTNTPVALPTTYTEKDKEIRAVWVATVANIDITQYDNEANYKNQIISILERMKELKFNTMFFQTRPMNDSFYPSEYAPMSRFLSGTEGVGVGWDVLEFLITEAHARGIEVHAWMNPYRVASGSTASIEDQLALLHDSNFAKQNPSYVVQDKGGALILNPGIPEVRQYLYNIVDEIMENYAIDGVHFDDYFYSYSGTEDSQDADAFLNYNPNNLSRDDWRRENVNMFVKTIYERVEAHNEANDMHVKFGISPFGIWRNKTQDALGSNSQGLSSYSAQYADSRKWVKEGWLHYIIPQLYWQFDHSTARFADLVDWWVDVVKDTNVDLIIGQGFYRYAENSNNWTNESEFLEQLRYMSQYDEIIGSSIFSYKTLNSNHALVSAALARLEGHYWTKNVEHTWETHMNDEDPTPEPTPDTPANFDIVIFISTVSSFVVLLGVVIFIVVKKKK; via the coding sequence ATGAAGAAAGTAATTTTACTATTATTAACACTCGTATTAACATTAACTTTAATACCGACAAACGAAGCACATGCTTATCCAGAACCTGAGGTTCTAACTTCACCTGGTGAATTTAGAGCAACCTGGATAACCCATTTTATTGGTAGTATGCCTGCATACTCAACAGAACAAGATTTTAAAAGTGAAGTAAACTCCATATTAAATAATATGGAAGCGAATAATTTAAATGTCGCAATCGTACATTTTAGAACACATAATAATGCACTTTATAAATCTGAAATTAACCCAGTTGCAAGTTGGTTTGCAACAGTAGACTTTGATGTCTTTGATCCAATGGCTTACTTTATTGAAGAAGCACACAAAAGAGGGATTGAATTTCATGCATGGTTAAACCCTTACCGTGTACTTTCTACGTATCAAAGAGGTACCATTCCGGCAAGTAACCCACAAAGTAACCCTGCAAACCTTTTATCAAACAAGGAAGGTACTGCACACATTTTAAACCCTGCATTACCAGTAGTACGTGAGCACGTTGTAAATACGATATTAGAAATTATTGAAAACTATAATGTGGACGCAATCCACTTTGATGATTATTTCTACATGGAAATGAACAACGGTGGTATTTTAAATGACCCAGACCAAGCTTTATTTTTATCCAATCCATTAGGTCAACCAAATACTGTTGCTGGCAAAAGTAACTGGAGACGTACTCAAATTAACACTTTCATTGAACAGGCATCTCAAGCTATTAAAGACTTTAACCAAGCCAATAATCGCTATGTTCAGTTTGGGATATCTCCAACAGGTATTTATAGAAATGGTGATGGTGAAGTTACCTATGACCAAGACGGAAAACCTATTACAAATGGTTCGAAAACACAAGGTCAAGAACACTATGCATCTTATTTATTTGCTGATACAGTGCACTGGATTAGTGAAGGTTGGTTAGATTATATTCTTCCTCAAAGTTATTGGGCGAGTACCCATTCACTTGCAGGATTTGATAAAGTCATGGGATGGTGGGATAAAGTTGTAAGATACTTAGATGTTAATCTATATTCAGGCATTGGACTTTACCTTGCAGATGCAGGCATTGCTTCAAACGTCTATTCATGGCGTGATAATCCAGAAGAATTTAGTAATCAAATGGAATTTTTACATTCTTTAGAATCAAATCAAGGATTTTCAATTTATTCTTATAACATGATAAGAGATGCAGGTTTAAACTTTAATAGACCTTCACAAGCAAACCTATTTAATGCAAGAGATGATCATTTTCAAACAAAAACTGTTTTACCACCATTAAAAAGTATGACACCGGTGCATCTGCCTGCTGTTTCAAATGTGATACATAATCCTGCAAATGGGTTATTAACGTTTGATGCACAGAGTGATGCTAAATTCTACTATATCTATAAATCCAGTAATCCATTAAACTATGTGGATGCTGAAATTATTGATGTTATACCAAATGATGGTCAAACTACAATTACTTGGAATTCTAATGACACATCCACTACAAACAATTATGGTGTACGTTCTATTTCTTATACCAATCATTTAAGTCCTGCATTTGAAAGCAGTATAGACGCACCATCGCATGAGTTTACTGGTACATTTGATGGTGTTAGATTTACATCACAAGTAGAACTAGAACTTAGTAGTGCGTATGATATCTTTTATAGTTTAGACGGTAATACATGGGAAAGTTATACAACGCCTATTCGTATTATCACAAATGGCCTAAATACAATCTACTATAAAGCAGTGGATAATTTAGACAATGAATCTTTCGTAAAAGTTTTAAATTTCTATACGGAAATTAAAAATGAAGTACTACCAACAATTGCAATTAATGGTACACCATCTGGTACAAGTTACTTAGTAGGTACTAAAATTGAGATAACATCACCTGAGCATAATATTTGGGTCAAGATAAATCATGGCAGTCCAGGTACTTGGGTACCGTACGAGGGTCCTATCACTTTAACATCAACAGGTAATTATGCAGTATTTGCTAAAACAATTGATGATGGTGGTATTGAATCTGCTGAAATTCAACAAAATTTACGTATTGTCTCAAGTTACACTACACCAACACTTGAAATAGCAGGTGATGGTGTAGATCCAAACTATGACTGGTTAGAAATTACCATTAACTTCGATCAAAATGCACCCGAACCAAGATATCGAATGAATGGAGGAGCTTGGATACAATATGTAGAACCGATTTTATTTGAACAAGTTGGTCATTATACTATGGAATATCGTAATGGACCACTAGAGCCAATATATAGTAAAACGTTTAACATTGTAGAAGGTCCAGGAGAAGTTACTGTTGACATTGAAGGTAACTTAGTGGAAGGTACATATATTGGACCTGTCACAGTTACTTTAACGCCTAATCAATCAACAGATAAAATAGAATATAGATTATATAATGGTCAAAATTGGACTGCATGGTCTAATTACACATCACCAATTGAGATTGCTACAACAGCAAATCATAGAGTGGCTTACCGAGTAACATCTCAATCAGGTATAGTTTCTGATGATGTAGAAATTAGAGTACCAGTATCTATTCCAATTACCGAAGACAATCCATTCGTCATTAGAAATGGACAAAATGTCTATTACTATCAAACAAATACACCGGTTGCACTACCAACAACATACACAGAAAAAGATAAAGAAATACGTGCTGTTTGGGTTGCTACTGTAGCGAATATTGATATCACACAGTATGATAATGAAGCAAACTACAAGAACCAAATTATTAGTATACTAGAACGTATGAAAGAACTTAAATTCAATACGATGTTCTTCCAAACAAGACCAATGAATGATTCATTCTATCCATCTGAATATGCACCAATGTCAAGATTCTTATCTGGTACAGAAGGTGTAGGCGTAGGTTGGGATGTCTTAGAATTCTTAATTACTGAAGCACATGCACGTGGCATAGAAGTCCACGCATGGATGAATCCTTACCGTGTAGCGAGTGGTTCTACAGCATCTATTGAAGATCAATTAGCACTACTACATGATTCAAACTTTGCAAAACAAAATCCATCATATGTAGTTCAAGATAAGGGCGGTGCACTTATCTTAAATCCAGGGATACCTGAGGTTAGACAGTATTTATATAATATCGTCGATGAGATAATGGAAAACTATGCAATAGATGGTGTTCATTTTGATGATTACTTCTATAGTTATAGTGGAACAGAAGACAGTCAGGATGCAGATGCATTTCTAAATTACAATCCAAATAATTTATCACGTGATGACTGGCGCCGTGAAAATGTTAACATGTTTGTGAAAACTATTTATGAACGTGTTGAAGCACATAATGAAGCAAATGATATGCATGTGAAGTTTGGTATTTCTCCATTTGGAATTTGGAGAAATAAAACTCAAGATGCTCTTGGTTCTAACTCGCAAGGTCTATCTAGCTATTCAGCTCAATATGCAGATTCTAGAAAATGGGTTAAAGAAGGCTGGTTACACTATATTATTCCTCAACTATACTGGCAATTTGATCACTCAACAGCACGTTTTGCAGATTTAGTGGACTGGTGGGTTGACGTGGTTAAAGATACCAATGTGGACTTAATTATTGGACAAGGTTTCTATAGATATGCAGAAAACTCCAATAATTGGACAAATGAATCTGAGTTCTTAGAACAATTAAGATATATGTCACAATATGATGAAATCATTGGTAGTTCTATTTTCTCTTATAAAACGCTAAATTCTAATCATGCACTAGTTAGTGCAGCACTTGCTAGATTAGAAGGGCATTATTGGACTAAAAATGTAGAACATACATGGGAAACACATATGAATGATGAAGACCCGACACCAGAACCTACACCAGATACACCAGCAAACTTTGATATTGTTATATTTATATCAACAGTTTCATCATTTGTAGTATTATTGGGTGTTGTTATATTCATTGTTGTAAAGAAGAAGAAATAA
- a CDS encoding serine hydrolase domain-containing protein, which produces MDRIKSFLQKGVDEARFPGAHYALITKDNLITDFVGYKQLYPTKEVLSGDEIYDVASLTKVISTTTLILKLVDDNLLSLDTRLQSILGRYKHPHTTIKELLIHASGLPADVPKIRTVKSKEAVMDIIFSMDLIYEPNTKVVYSDVGFILLGKVIEKMYGMPIDEAAQKYIFNPLGMFDSGYRPEVDRVAPTEDHDDDFSKGLLKGKVHDEKSYLLEGLAGHAGLFSTVYDIGLFIQSILNDKFVLSKDMTDRLFLPQITDDSLGYKVTRTLGYLKPYEDSFAGSKSDFDNTIGHTGFTGCHMFIDKKNDIGFVLLSNAVHPKRSLNRIIGLRNELGNIIYEMKVEKK; this is translated from the coding sequence ATGGATAGAATTAAATCGTTTTTACAAAAAGGTGTGGATGAAGCGCGTTTTCCTGGCGCACATTATGCACTAATTACAAAAGATAATTTGATCACTGATTTTGTTGGGTATAAACAACTATACCCAACAAAAGAAGTGCTAAGTGGCGATGAAATATATGACGTTGCATCTCTTACAAAAGTCATATCAACAACAACGCTTATATTAAAGTTGGTGGATGATAACTTACTTTCTTTAGATACGAGGTTGCAATCAATCTTGGGTAGGTACAAACATCCACATACAACCATAAAAGAATTGCTCATTCACGCTTCAGGGTTACCTGCTGATGTACCAAAAATTAGAACGGTAAAATCTAAAGAAGCAGTAATGGATATTATTTTTAGTATGGATCTAATTTATGAACCAAATACTAAAGTTGTATACTCTGATGTTGGTTTTATCTTACTTGGAAAAGTGATAGAAAAAATGTATGGCATGCCAATTGATGAAGCTGCCCAAAAATATATCTTTAATCCTTTAGGTATGTTTGATTCAGGGTATAGACCCGAAGTAGATAGAGTAGCACCAACAGAAGATCATGACGATGATTTTTCAAAAGGACTACTTAAAGGTAAAGTGCATGATGAAAAATCCTATTTATTAGAGGGGTTAGCGGGTCATGCAGGTTTATTTTCTACGGTGTATGACATTGGTTTATTTATTCAAAGTATATTAAATGATAAATTTGTGTTAAGTAAGGATATGACAGATAGACTATTCTTACCTCAAATTACCGATGACTCCTTAGGTTATAAGGTAACTAGAACACTTGGTTACTTAAAGCCGTATGAAGATAGTTTTGCAGGATCAAAAAGTGATTTTGATAACACAATCGGGCACACTGGTTTTACTGGGTGTCATATGTTTATTGATAAGAAAAATGACATTGGATTTGTATTATTATCTAATGCTGTTCATCCAAAACGTAGTTTAAATAGAATTATCGGTTTAAGAAATGAATTAGGCAATATAATTTATGAGATGAAAGTAGAGAAAAAATGA
- a CDS encoding Ig-like domain-containing protein has product MKKIFAIFSLVLVSLITACTAIEKPDEITLSLSSGPIQLEVGKTHQLSITTNDTLGYDISSSNHEVVTVSNTGLVTALKEGTSVVTVTSKTNEEVSKSVNIHVTKTYNLVIEEPSTYLWAGQTLQLSFETSGEEVTFKSDNEAVATVDNNGLVTAVSPGNFKITMTLASDISVKAEISLVVYDETSTILLEGDSKLNVGQTTKLSAILGPETAAPALAWSSSDEFVATVDDEGTITAHKSGAVTITATSLTSTEVSATHSILIVNELVVDGEAKTGDKVVVEDLEFEFGTTLFNTLEAALDTATDGAHIYLKNLELLTLTILDKSVTLEGINDQVVAKNLVTIDASDVVIKNIAFNEQGAIHVLQGSSNVSIMNNKFSDLNEAVLQAILVEEAQGLSIEQNEFKTLKHDAIVIDDIISGSLNINKNIIDGAEVAIKLAGSSYSNDTEIFIQRNSISNIEVAFDVSLNDTEILAYARFNAVSSFSKYPAKANLGSNFDFTLNYWGSATLDLNQFENISERMLMGHYESEAVILKEADYDPTAPLFIYITSDLKVLDVNDEIMLEFEYLPYELKDGRFRFRTDAPDTLLVTGTGLLKALSSGQATIRVEASHKFSNAQDSITLDVTTDPGIDLVPSIDTHSLVAGDSVRIEATPFPVTIKDSEVLFESSNSAIATVDSEGLVTSLTSGSVIITARLVSDVEVKQEIYLDFYENLDQNNLMDLITMNQQSHLKMFDFYEIGTGPTYRVVGYESVSNYYFDEVTPDTSLMIPDIYKGKNVRPGLPLSPIPAGYTTYNDKNIHWITVHDTANTATGSGALSHANYLNNQARINGAQVSWHYTIDDKAFYQHIPEGEVAWHAGDGSNLVGQGSYLGGGNRNAIAIEMSVAMGDDLYRIWQRTAKFSAETLVKYNLPREHIKFHQHFSGKHCPNALLVSGLEPKFQKMADIEYKVALEYPGAQISMVSNHPDIIDNMGRVISMPLHNTLASYTVTVVYEGVTTSRTFNVYVPGTTR; this is encoded by the coding sequence ATGAAGAAAATATTTGCAATATTTAGTTTAGTATTGGTTAGTTTGATTACAGCATGTACTGCAATAGAAAAACCTGATGAAATTACATTAAGTTTAAGTAGTGGTCCAATCCAATTAGAAGTTGGTAAGACTCATCAGTTATCTATTACTACAAATGATACTTTAGGTTATGATATTAGTTCATCTAATCATGAAGTAGTAACCGTATCAAATACAGGGTTAGTTACTGCCTTAAAAGAAGGTACTTCAGTAGTTACTGTAACATCTAAGACTAATGAAGAAGTATCTAAAAGTGTCAACATCCATGTAACTAAAACATATAACTTAGTGATTGAAGAGCCATCCACATATTTATGGGCTGGACAAACACTTCAATTAAGTTTTGAAACATCTGGTGAGGAAGTTACATTTAAATCAGACAATGAAGCTGTTGCAACAGTGGATAATAACGGTTTAGTTACGGCAGTAAGTCCAGGTAACTTTAAAATTACAATGACATTAGCATCAGATATTTCTGTTAAAGCAGAAATTAGTTTAGTAGTGTATGATGAAACATCAACCATTTTACTAGAAGGTGACTCTAAGTTAAATGTGGGTCAAACAACAAAGTTAAGTGCCATTTTAGGTCCTGAAACTGCAGCACCTGCTTTAGCATGGTCATCTAGTGATGAGTTCGTTGCTACAGTAGATGATGAAGGTACAATCACCGCACATAAATCTGGTGCTGTTACAATTACAGCAACTTCATTAACCTCTACAGAGGTGAGTGCAACGCATTCGATTCTAATTGTTAATGAACTAGTAGTCGATGGTGAAGCAAAAACTGGTGATAAAGTCGTCGTTGAGGATTTAGAATTTGAGTTTGGAACGACTTTATTTAATACTTTAGAAGCAGCACTTGATACTGCAACTGATGGCGCGCATATTTATTTAAAAAATCTTGAACTTTTAACACTTACTATACTAGATAAATCTGTGACTTTAGAAGGAATCAATGATCAAGTTGTAGCGAAAAATCTAGTTACAATAGATGCTAGTGATGTGGTCATTAAAAATATAGCATTTAATGAACAGGGTGCTATCCATGTATTACAAGGGTCAAGTAATGTATCGATAATGAATAATAAATTTTCAGATTTAAATGAAGCAGTACTTCAAGCAATACTTGTTGAAGAAGCACAAGGCTTAAGTATTGAACAAAATGAATTTAAGACATTAAAACATGATGCAATCGTTATTGATGACATTATTTCGGGTTCATTAAATATTAATAAAAACATTATTGATGGTGCAGAAGTTGCTATTAAGTTAGCAGGTAGTTCATATAGTAATGATACTGAAATTTTTATTCAAAGAAATTCGATTTCAAACATTGAAGTTGCATTTGATGTTTCTTTAAATGACACTGAAATTTTAGCATATGCTCGTTTTAATGCAGTATCTAGTTTTAGTAAGTACCCTGCTAAAGCGAATTTGGGGTCCAATTTTGATTTCACACTAAACTACTGGGGAAGTGCAACACTAGATTTAAACCAATTCGAAAACATATCTGAACGCATGTTAATGGGACATTATGAATCAGAAGCTGTAATACTTAAAGAAGCAGACTATGATCCAACCGCACCGCTATTCATATATATTACTAGTGATCTTAAGGTATTAGATGTTAATGATGAAATAATGCTAGAGTTCGAATATTTACCTTATGAACTTAAAGATGGTCGTTTTAGATTTAGAACAGATGCACCAGATACTTTGTTAGTAACTGGAACAGGTTTATTAAAAGCATTGAGTAGTGGTCAGGCAACGATTAGGGTTGAAGCATCGCATAAATTTTCTAATGCACAAGATTCAATTACTCTTGATGTGACAACTGATCCAGGTATTGACCTTGTACCATCTATTGATACACATTCACTAGTTGCTGGTGACAGTGTAAGGATTGAAGCGACACCATTTCCTGTAACGATTAAAGATAGCGAAGTTCTATTTGAATCATCAAACTCAGCCATAGCAACCGTAGACAGTGAAGGTTTAGTGACATCTCTAACAAGTGGTAGTGTCATTATTACTGCAAGACTTGTATCTGATGTAGAAGTTAAACAAGAAATTTATTTAGATTTTTATGAAAACTTAGATCAAAATAATCTCATGGACTTAATTACGATGAATCAGCAAAGTCATTTGAAGATGTTTGACTTTTATGAAATCGGAACGGGACCAACTTATAGAGTCGTTGGATATGAATCGGTATCAAACTACTATTTTGATGAAGTCACACCAGATACATCACTTATGATACCTGATATATATAAAGGTAAAAATGTAAGACCCGGGTTACCACTATCACCAATACCTGCTGGCTATACAACATACAATGATAAAAATATTCACTGGATTACAGTACATGATACTGCAAATACTGCAACCGGATCTGGTGCACTTTCTCACGCAAATTATTTAAATAATCAAGCGAGAATTAACGGTGCTCAAGTATCATGGCACTATACAATAGATGATAAAGCATTCTATCAGCATATTCCTGAAGGTGAAGTTGCTTGGCATGCTGGAGATGGTTCTAACTTAGTTGGACAAGGTAGTTACTTGGGTGGTGGAAATAGAAATGCGATTGCAATTGAAATGTCTGTTGCAATGGGCGATGATCTCTATAGAATTTGGCAAAGAACGGCTAAGTTTTCAGCTGAAACGTTAGTTAAATATAACTTACCAAGAGAACACATCAAATTCCATCAACATTTTTCTGGAAAACATTGTCCTAATGCTTTATTAGTATCTGGATTAGAACCTAAATTCCAAAAAATGGCAGATATAGAGTATAAAGTAGCACTAGAATATCCAGGTGCTCAAATCTCAATGGTGAGCAATCATCCGGATATTATTGATAATATGGGACGTGTAATTTCAATGCCTTTACATAATACACTTGCAAGTTATACAGTAACTGTAGTTTATGAAGGTGTAACAACTTCTCGTACATTTAATGTGTATGTTCCAGGTACAACAAGATAA
- a CDS encoding extracellular solute-binding protein, whose protein sequence is MKKIFSVLLLLVAMFALVACDNTEGNGNDKNSATITGAADVTINVGDEFDPMNNVKAEDTVDGNITTRIQVSGTVLTNTAGTYTLTYTVEGSDGKVTTVKRVVTVVQNHTTPPTEIVIMHGAPYEVDPFDAAYSGREQQARQNKQREVESRLNVKVVYKAYPAAAAWGPDRINEIIKASVAGAPLADILWTTSDWTAQLANANAIVPVDKYLESTGANITEEAQQLGRFKSQFYAFSVNKPTVDVGLYFNIELVNDLGIENPAELYNNGEWTWSKFEAWSDAAKAALTSIGPDYKVLGGVRAVYAENMIPLNGGSLINALSGRVAFHQTAALETYSFLHGLYNKGLFEGSGTYDSGSPLWQSGKVVMHPGSFWFLNAENRWKNLAFDLGFVPYPSSDTYTGNYVSPIGGVAVYTLSSGLTPAKEALAFQVWNEIQMWKTDTEFSDEFYATLVQRFNDEASIDAYLSIFDKTTLDLTGALGISRFAANGWYGAANLAIANGDARGEMDKIRPAYEDALASYLGQ, encoded by the coding sequence ATGAAAAAAATATTTAGCGTATTATTACTGTTAGTCGCAATGTTTGCTCTAGTAGCGTGTGACAATACAGAAGGTAATGGTAACGATAAAAATTCAGCAACTATAACAGGTGCAGCGGATGTTACAATCAACGTCGGTGATGAGTTCGATCCGATGAACAATGTTAAAGCTGAAGATACAGTAGATGGAAATATCACTACACGTATTCAAGTAAGTGGTACTGTACTTACAAATACAGCAGGAACTTATACTTTAACTTATACAGTAGAAGGTTCTGATGGTAAAGTAACCACAGTAAAAAGAGTTGTAACTGTAGTACAAAATCACACTACACCTCCAACAGAAATCGTAATTATGCATGGTGCGCCATATGAGGTTGACCCATTCGATGCTGCTTACTCTGGTAGAGAACAACAAGCAAGACAAAATAAGCAAAGAGAAGTTGAATCAAGACTTAATGTTAAAGTGGTTTATAAGGCTTACCCTGCGGCAGCTGCATGGGGACCAGACCGTATTAATGAAATAATTAAAGCATCAGTAGCGGGAGCTCCGTTAGCGGATATCTTATGGACAACCTCTGACTGGACTGCTCAATTAGCTAACGCGAATGCAATTGTTCCAGTTGACAAGTACTTAGAATCAACTGGTGCAAACATTACGGAAGAAGCTCAACAACTAGGTAGATTTAAGAGTCAATTCTATGCATTCTCAGTAAACAAACCTACAGTTGACGTTGGTCTATACTTCAATATTGAGTTAGTTAATGACTTAGGTATTGAAAATCCAGCCGAACTATACAATAACGGTGAGTGGACTTGGTCTAAATTTGAAGCTTGGTCAGATGCCGCTAAAGCTGCACTTACAAGTATTGGACCTGATTATAAAGTCTTAGGTGGTGTACGTGCAGTATATGCTGAAAATATGATTCCATTAAATGGTGGTTCATTAATAAACGCATTATCTGGACGTGTTGCATTCCATCAAACAGCTGCATTAGAAACATATAGTTTCTTACATGGTTTATATAATAAAGGTTTATTTGAAGGTTCAGGTACTTATGATTCAGGATCTCCATTATGGCAATCAGGTAAAGTTGTAATGCACCCAGGTAGTTTCTGGTTCTTAAATGCAGAAAATAGATGGAAAAACTTAGCGTTTGACCTAGGATTTGTTCCTTATCCATCAAGTGATACATACACCGGTAATTATGTTTCTCCAATCGGTGGTGTTGCAGTGTATACATTATCAAGTGGACTAACTCCTGCTAAAGAAGCATTAGCATTCCAAGTATGGAATGAAATTCAAATGTGGAAGACAGACACTGAATTTTCAGATGAATTCTACGCAACATTAGTACAAAGATTCAATGATGAAGCTTCGATTGATGCTTACCTAAGCATATTTGATAAAACAACATTAGATTTAACAGGTGCATTAGGTATCTCAAGATTCGCAGCAAATGGTTGGTACGGCGCAGCAAACCTTGCAATCGCTAATGGCGATGCTAGAGGTGAGATGGACAAGATCAGACCTGCTTACGAAGACGCACTTGCATCATATTTAGGACAATAA